The Flavobacterium johnsoniae genomic sequence TGTGTTTACGTGATCTAAAAGCGGCCCTAAATTAATTCGGGTTTCAAAATTCACATTTTCGTTAGTGATTTCGTTTGCATTTGTATTGATATCGTCCATAATTTGGTCTATTTTTTATTTTTATTTTACTACAGATTAAGAGGATTAAAAATGATTTTTATAGAATGAATTAATCTGTGTTAATCATTTTAATCTGTGGCTTATATTTTTAATTAGTGCAAAATCTTTTCAATTGCGGTATTTATTCGCAGCAAATCTTCTTCAAGACTTCCGTGATAACTATTTCTATGATTGTTAATTAAAGAAACAAGTTCTTCAATATCTTTTTCGTCTTTTCCGGTTTTGTAATGTAATTTTTTTATAAAATCATCATTCAGTTTTGTTGTATCTATTAAAAAGTCAGTTCTAATTTTTTCTAGAAAATAAATGATTTTTTTGTCAATTAAATTGGTGTGATCACCTTCTTGATAATATAAATTTCCGATCGTTTTGGTAAAATCGACCGTTAAATTTTCTAATGGTTTAATAATCGGAACGACGCGTTGTTTTCGTTTTGCATTAAAAATCATAAAAATTAAAATACCAAATAAACCTAAAAACCAAGCCGATTTTAGAGGCGGCTGACTCATAATATAACGAAGAGGAGAACCCGAAATTCGTTCGTCTTTAGGTTCTTTATTGTACCAAAAAACATCTCCTTTTGAAAAATAAGACAATACATTTTCAGCATACTTATAATGGTCTTTTTTCAGCAAAGTGTAATTGGTAAAAGCTACTGGCTGTGTATGCAAATAAAAATATCCGTTTTTATAAGGAACCTCAATAAAGTTAATCTGTTTATTTTTTTTATTGTTTTGATATCCTAAAACAGTTGTATTTAAGGTATCAATTTTAGAAAAATAATCATTTAAGCCAGAGTTTAAAGTATATTTTTTATTGCTTAATTTTTTGTTTGCCAACCATGTTACAACGCTATCTGCGGGAGGAAAATCGGCTTGTGTGCGAACTTTTAAAGAATCAAGCAACAAGCTCGGAAATTCTTTCATGCTCAAAAAAGCTTTATTTCCGTGCGAAACAAAATATAAAATCTCTATCATCGATCGATCATCAATATTATTCACTTCAGAAATATTGATGAAATTACCTTTCACTTTATAATTTTCTACATCTTTCGAATCATCATATTCAGAATCTAAGTATTCGTATGCCGTTTCGGTTGAAATTCTTTTTATTTTTTGATTCTTAAAAAAGCGATTTGCTTCTTGATCAAAAACATAAAGACCAAACGGAATTTTGTCGTTTACAGAATAAGTCGGAGTCCAATCGATTGGTTTTGGCTGTCCTTTGTCTATCAACAGAATAAAACCAAAAAGCAAAACCAAAAACGCAATGTATATTTTAATATTTCTATCCATTGCCAAAGGTTTTTAAAGCTTGTTTGAATCTGTTTTCTGTGCTATTAAATCTAATATCGTCAATTTCAAATTCGCCGTACCAGATGTAATTGTATAAGTAGGAGAGATAAGTAAACTCTTCTTTATGAGCTGTTTGCTGTAATTCGTACAAATAATCAGAATTGGTTTTTTCGATATCCCATTCTATATAATTATGCTGAGCCATAACTTTTAAAAGCCAAAGATAATAGTAGCGAATGGCAGCTCTTTTTTCGCCGTTCTGAATACTTTCTTTAATAAGCTTTTCGAAATCTAAAAGATGAATGTTTTTTTCGGCATCA encodes the following:
- a CDS encoding DUF4350 domain-containing protein, which encodes MDRNIKIYIAFLVLLFGFILLIDKGQPKPIDWTPTYSVNDKIPFGLYVFDQEANRFFKNQKIKRISTETAYEYLDSEYDDSKDVENYKVKGNFINISEVNNIDDRSMIEILYFVSHGNKAFLSMKEFPSLLLDSLKVRTQADFPPADSVVTWLANKKLSNKKYTLNSGLNDYFSKIDTLNTTVLGYQNNKKNKQINFIEVPYKNGYFYLHTQPVAFTNYTLLKKDHYKYAENVLSYFSKGDVFWYNKEPKDERISGSPLRYIMSQPPLKSAWFLGLFGILIFMIFNAKRKQRVVPIIKPLENLTVDFTKTIGNLYYQEGDHTNLIDKKIIYFLEKIRTDFLIDTTKLNDDFIKKLHYKTGKDEKDIEELVSLINNHRNSYHGSLEEDLLRINTAIEKILH